A section of the Bacillus sp. HSf4 genome encodes:
- a CDS encoding PadR family transcriptional regulator has protein sequence MNKEMLKGNIDLLILSVLKEKENYGYEISKTIKEKTEGTFEIQEATLYLSLKRLEKQGAVNSYWGNESHGGRRKYYAITEDGIQLHENMVSDWKKMNEMVKRFI, from the coding sequence TTGAATAAAGAAATGCTGAAAGGAAATATTGATCTTCTCATTCTTTCAGTTTTGAAGGAAAAAGAGAATTACGGCTATGAAATTTCAAAGACGATTAAAGAAAAGACGGAAGGAACGTTTGAAATACAGGAAGCCACTTTGTATTTATCCTTAAAAAGGCTGGAAAAACAAGGAGCCGTCAATTCATATTGGGGAAATGAAAGTCATGGAGGACGCCGTAAATATTACGCCATTACAGAAGATGGTATCCAGCTGCACGAAAATATGGTGTCGGATTGGAAAAAGATGAATGAAATGGTCAAGCGATTTATTTGA